In Prochlorococcus marinus str. MIT 1214, one DNA window encodes the following:
- a CDS encoding DNA-directed RNA polymerase subunit beta' — MTSSSPKTRKSSTKSKAKRGSKAKKAAATKAVQRLSKTPPPFRNKVVDKKGLKNLVAWAFKHHGTAATAAMADNLKDLGFRYATQAAVSISVDDLKVPEAKQDLLGQAEELITATEECYRLGEITEVERHTKVIDTWTETNERLVDAVKKNFNQNDPLNSVWMMANSGARGNMSQVRQLVGMRGLMANPQGEIIDLPIRTNFREGLTVTEYVISSYGARKGLVDTALRTADSGYLTRRLVDVAQDVIVREEDCGTTRSILISGEDGKFGNRLVGRLTSEQVVNADEQVLAERDTPIDPQLSKKFEQSNIQGVRVRSPLTCEATRSVCRKCYGWALAHNQLVDLGEAVGIVAAQSIGEPGTQLTMRTFHTGGVSTAETGVVRSTVSGKVEFGSKARVRGYRTPHGVEAQQAEVDFNLSVVPAGGGKSQRIDIPMGSLLFVDNGQNIDIDVTVAQIASGAVQKSVEKATKDVICDLAGQVRYEKIIQPREVTDRQGNITLKAQRLGRLWVLAGDVYNLPPNAMPVVSGNVSVNEGQVLAEASQASEFGGEVRLRDSIGDSREVQIVTTSMTLKDFKLLEESTHSGEIWHLEAKDDTRYRLNTIPGSKIGNNEVIAELADDRFKTETGGLVKYAPGLTIKKARSAKNGYEVSKGGTLLWIPQETHEINKDISLLMIKDRQWIEAGTEVVKDIFSRTAGIVTVTQKNDILREIIVRSGTFKLCKENKALDRFEGDGQIVNPGETIAKGIKTDSMVMVQSVETPEGKGLLLRPVEEFTIPDQAQLPELEHVKQPIGPSLGIKASQRLAYKDGELIKSVEGIELLKTQLMLETFDTTPQMTVDVEVTQDLSSKNTDRLKLVILESILVRRDTTSDSSHGSTHTELQIENAQIVKAGDVVATTQILCKQEGIVQLPDALEGDPVRRLIVERDEDTITIDSKGTTLLEVGQRVVDGDFVSKDQPIGACGEIENIDGKRVKLRLGRPYMVSPDSVLHVRDGDLVQRGDGLALLVFERQKTGDIVQGLPRIEELLEARRPRDSAILCKKSGTVDIKKGDDDDSLVVSIIEDNDVITEYPILLGRNVMVRNSQQVVAGEFLTDGPVNPHELLECFFADLRDKKPLMDAAQEAIAKLQHRMVSEVQNVYKSQGVAIDDKHIEVIVRQMTSKVRIEDAGDTTFLPGELIELRQVEDTNQAISITGGAPSEFTPVLLGITKASLNTDSFISAASFQETTRVLTEAAIEGKSDWLRGLKENVIIGRLIPAGTGFSGFVEELNAEAGPHPDILAEDPAGYRRIQNLRPDYTVDMPSSPVAKNTSVLDDPSEEDLEATRSRHGIDPTTSNFAAFARPTGDDESPEDQMPDPAALEGLQEEGLLSDE; from the coding sequence ATGACTTCTTCTTCTCCTAAAACTCGTAAATCCTCTACTAAATCTAAAGCAAAAAGAGGATCTAAAGCAAAGAAAGCTGCAGCGACGAAAGCTGTTCAAAGACTCTCTAAAACTCCACCACCCTTTAGAAACAAAGTAGTTGATAAAAAAGGTTTGAAAAATTTAGTCGCATGGGCATTCAAGCATCATGGAACTGCCGCAACTGCTGCTATGGCAGACAACTTGAAAGATCTAGGTTTCAGATATGCAACCCAGGCAGCAGTTTCAATTTCTGTTGATGATTTAAAGGTTCCAGAGGCTAAGCAAGATTTACTCGGTCAGGCTGAAGAACTAATAACTGCTACAGAAGAATGCTATAGATTAGGCGAAATAACTGAGGTCGAGAGGCATACAAAAGTTATAGATACTTGGACAGAGACTAATGAAAGATTAGTTGATGCAGTTAAAAAGAATTTTAATCAAAATGATCCATTGAATTCTGTATGGATGATGGCTAATTCAGGAGCAAGAGGAAATATGTCTCAGGTTCGTCAACTTGTTGGGATGAGAGGATTAATGGCTAATCCACAAGGTGAGATCATTGACTTGCCAATACGAACCAATTTCAGAGAGGGCCTAACGGTAACTGAATATGTCATTTCCTCTTATGGAGCGCGTAAAGGTCTTGTTGACACTGCTTTGAGAACTGCTGACTCTGGATATTTAACTAGACGCTTGGTTGATGTTGCTCAAGACGTAATTGTTAGAGAAGAGGATTGTGGTACTACAAGATCAATTTTAATAAGTGGAGAGGATGGAAAATTTGGTAATCGGCTCGTTGGACGCTTGACATCCGAGCAAGTAGTTAACGCAGACGAACAAGTTTTAGCTGAAAGAGATACTCCCATTGACCCTCAGCTATCTAAGAAATTTGAACAATCAAATATTCAAGGTGTCAGAGTTAGATCTCCTCTTACATGTGAGGCGACCAGATCAGTTTGTCGTAAATGTTATGGTTGGGCGCTGGCGCATAATCAACTCGTTGATTTAGGGGAAGCAGTAGGTATCGTTGCGGCTCAATCTATTGGGGAGCCAGGCACCCAATTAACTATGAGGACTTTCCATACTGGCGGGGTCTCAACAGCGGAGACTGGTGTTGTGCGCTCCACTGTCTCAGGAAAAGTTGAATTTGGATCAAAGGCAAGAGTAAGAGGCTATAGAACACCACATGGTGTTGAAGCTCAGCAAGCAGAAGTTGATTTTAATCTAAGTGTTGTACCAGCAGGTGGTGGTAAATCTCAAAGAATTGATATACCTATGGGTTCTCTACTTTTTGTAGACAATGGCCAAAATATTGATATAGATGTGACTGTCGCTCAGATTGCTAGTGGTGCCGTTCAAAAGAGTGTTGAAAAGGCTACCAAGGATGTGATTTGTGATTTAGCTGGACAAGTTAGGTATGAAAAAATTATTCAACCCAGAGAGGTTACTGATAGACAAGGAAATATAACTCTTAAAGCTCAACGACTTGGTCGGCTTTGGGTGTTAGCTGGAGACGTATATAATTTACCTCCTAATGCTATGCCTGTTGTTTCTGGCAATGTTTCTGTCAATGAGGGACAAGTTTTAGCTGAAGCTAGCCAGGCAAGTGAGTTTGGAGGTGAAGTAAGACTCAGAGATTCTATTGGTGATTCCAGAGAAGTTCAAATAGTAACAACGTCGATGACTTTAAAGGATTTTAAATTATTAGAAGAGAGCACTCACTCTGGTGAAATATGGCATCTTGAAGCAAAAGATGATACTCGCTACAGATTGAATACTATCCCTGGAAGTAAAATTGGGAATAATGAGGTAATAGCTGAGTTGGCAGACGATCGGTTTAAAACTGAAACAGGTGGACTGGTTAAATATGCTCCTGGGTTGACAATTAAGAAAGCTCGTTCTGCAAAGAATGGGTATGAAGTTAGCAAAGGTGGCACTCTTTTATGGATTCCTCAAGAAACTCATGAGATCAATAAAGATATTTCGTTGTTGATGATTAAAGATCGTCAATGGATAGAGGCAGGAACTGAAGTTGTCAAAGATATTTTTAGTCGAACTGCTGGAATAGTTACCGTTACTCAGAAAAATGATATCCTTAGAGAAATCATAGTTAGAAGCGGTACTTTTAAACTATGCAAAGAGAATAAAGCACTTGATAGGTTTGAAGGTGATGGACAAATAGTTAATCCTGGTGAAACTATTGCGAAAGGGATTAAGACTGATTCGATGGTAATGGTTCAATCAGTTGAAACACCAGAAGGTAAAGGCCTTCTATTGAGACCTGTAGAGGAATTTACTATTCCTGATCAAGCACAATTGCCCGAGTTAGAGCATGTTAAACAACCTATAGGCCCATCTCTAGGAATAAAAGCGTCTCAAAGACTTGCTTATAAGGATGGTGAGCTTATTAAGTCTGTTGAAGGTATTGAGTTACTTAAAACACAACTGATGCTTGAGACATTTGATACGACACCACAGATGACGGTAGACGTAGAAGTTACTCAAGACTTGAGTTCAAAGAATACTGATAGATTAAAATTAGTTATTCTTGAAAGTATTTTAGTTAGAAGAGATACAACCTCTGATTCAAGCCATGGTTCAACACACACAGAATTACAGATAGAAAATGCTCAAATTGTTAAGGCTGGAGACGTTGTGGCCACAACTCAAATTTTATGTAAGCAAGAAGGAATTGTTCAACTCCCTGATGCTCTTGAGGGTGATCCAGTTCGAAGACTTATCGTCGAAAGAGATGAAGATACAATAACAATTGATTCGAAAGGAACTACTCTTTTGGAAGTAGGGCAAAGAGTAGTAGATGGAGACTTTGTCTCAAAAGATCAACCAATAGGTGCTTGTGGGGAAATCGAGAATATTGATGGAAAGAGAGTTAAGTTGCGCCTTGGTAGACCTTATATGGTCTCACCAGATTCAGTCCTTCATGTTCGTGATGGTGATCTAGTACAACGAGGCGATGGTTTGGCTTTATTGGTTTTTGAAAGACAAAAAACAGGGGATATTGTTCAAGGTTTACCAAGGATCGAAGAATTACTTGAAGCTCGTAGGCCCAGGGATTCAGCTATTTTGTGTAAAAAGTCTGGAACAGTAGATATAAAAAAAGGAGATGACGATGATTCTTTAGTTGTATCTATTATCGAAGATAATGATGTAATTACTGAATATCCAATTTTATTAGGCCGTAATGTAATGGTTCGAAATAGCCAACAAGTGGTTGCTGGTGAATTCTTGACTGATGGCCCAGTTAACCCCCATGAACTTTTGGAATGTTTCTTTGCGGACTTGCGCGATAAAAAACCTCTAATGGATGCAGCTCAGGAGGCTATCGCTAAGCTTCAGCATAGGATGGTGAGTGAAGTGCAAAATGTTTATAAATCTCAGGGTGTAGCCATAGATGATAAACACATAGAGGTAATAGTTAGACAGATGACGAGTAAAGTGCGAATAGAAGATGCAGGTGATACGACATTTTTACCCGGAGAGTTGATAGAACTTAGGCAAGTTGAAGATACGAATCAGGCTATATCCATAACTGGAGGTGCTCCCTCGGAATTCACTCCTGTGCTACTTGGAATTACAAAGGCGTCACTTAATACTGATAGTTTCATATCGGCTGCTTCATTCCAAGAAACAACTCGAGTTCTTACCGAAGCGGCTATTGAAGGCAAGTCTGATTGGCTTCGTGGACTTAAAGAAAATGTAATTATTGGTCGCCTCATACCTGCTGGGACAGGTTTTAGTGGCTTTGTTGAAGAGTTAAATGCTGAAGCAGGTCCTCATCCAGATATTCTGGCAGAAGACCCAGCTGGTTATCGAAGGATACAAAACCTTAGGCCTGACTATACTGTTGACATGCCTTCCTCCCCGGTTGCGAAGAATACTTCTGTTCTGGATGATCCAAGTGAAGAGGATTTAGAGGCAACTAGAAGTAGACATGGAATTGATCCAACAACGAGTAATTTTGCTGCATTTGCTCGCCCAACCGGTGATGATGAATCACCTGAAGACCAAATGCCAGACCCTGCTGCATTAGAAGGCTTGCAAGAAGAAGGCTTACTTTCAGATGAATAA
- a CDS encoding DNA-directed RNA polymerase subunit gamma, translating to MTNSNLRTENHFDYVKIKLASPERVMEWGQRTLPNGQVVGEVTKPETINYRTLKPEMDGLFCEKIFGPSKDWECHCGKYKRVRHRGIVCERCGVEVTESRVRRHRMGFIKLAAPVSHVWYLKGIPSYVAILLDMPLRDVEQIVYFNCYVVLDIGDSKDLKYKQLLTEDEWLEIEDEIYAEDSTIENEPIVGIGAEALKQLLEDINLKEVAEQLREEISTSKGQKRAKLIKRLRVIDNFIATSASPEWMVLDAIPVIPPDLRPMVQLDGGRFATSDLNDLYRRVINRNNRLARLQEILAPEIIVRNEKRMLQEAVDALIDNGRRGRTVVGANNRALKSLSDIIEGKQGRFRQNLLGKRVDYSGRSVIVVGPKLKMHQCGLPKEMAIELFQPFVIHRLIRQNIVNNIKAAKKLIQKADDEVMQVLQEVIDGHPILLNRAPTLHRLGIQAFEPKLVAGRAIQLHPLVCPAFNADFDGDQMAVHVPLAIEAQTEARMLMLASNNILSPATGDPIVTPSQDMVLGSYYLTAIQPHAKQPKFGDHAHTYASLEDVLQALEDKRIDLHDWVWVRFPGEIEDEDERQEPRKSETLQDGTRIEEWTYRRDRLDEDGSLISRYILTTVGRVVMNHTIIDAVAATS from the coding sequence ATGACTAATAGCAATCTACGTACAGAAAATCATTTTGATTATGTCAAAATCAAATTAGCTTCGCCTGAAAGAGTAATGGAATGGGGGCAAAGAACTTTGCCCAATGGCCAGGTTGTAGGGGAAGTAACTAAGCCTGAAACAATAAATTATCGAACATTGAAGCCGGAGATGGACGGATTATTTTGTGAAAAGATTTTTGGTCCATCTAAGGATTGGGAATGTCATTGTGGGAAATATAAAAGAGTTAGACATCGTGGAATTGTCTGTGAAAGGTGCGGTGTTGAAGTGACAGAGAGTCGGGTAAGAAGGCATAGAATGGGATTTATTAAATTAGCAGCCCCCGTATCGCATGTTTGGTATCTAAAAGGTATTCCTAGCTATGTAGCTATTTTGTTAGACATGCCTCTTAGAGATGTTGAGCAAATTGTTTACTTTAATTGTTATGTAGTTTTAGATATCGGAGATAGCAAAGATCTCAAATATAAGCAGCTATTAACAGAAGATGAATGGCTTGAGATTGAAGACGAGATTTATGCTGAAGATTCAACTATTGAGAACGAACCTATTGTTGGGATTGGTGCAGAGGCCTTAAAGCAATTACTTGAAGATATAAACTTAAAAGAAGTTGCAGAGCAATTGCGAGAAGAAATTTCAACAAGCAAAGGTCAAAAAAGGGCTAAACTTATCAAAAGACTAAGAGTAATAGATAATTTTATTGCTACAAGCGCAAGCCCAGAGTGGATGGTTTTAGATGCGATACCTGTAATACCTCCTGATTTGAGACCAATGGTGCAATTAGATGGAGGTAGATTCGCTACCTCAGATTTAAATGACTTATACAGGAGAGTAATCAATAGGAATAATCGTCTTGCTCGTCTTCAGGAAATATTAGCCCCAGAGATAATAGTTAGAAATGAGAAAAGGATGCTACAAGAAGCTGTAGATGCTCTTATTGATAACGGTAGAAGGGGAAGAACTGTTGTAGGTGCAAATAATCGTGCCTTGAAATCATTAAGCGATATTATCGAGGGTAAACAGGGTAGATTTAGGCAGAACTTGCTTGGGAAAAGAGTTGATTATTCAGGTCGTTCAGTAATAGTAGTTGGCCCCAAGTTAAAAATGCATCAATGTGGATTGCCAAAGGAAATGGCAATAGAGCTTTTTCAACCTTTTGTAATTCACAGATTGATTCGTCAGAATATTGTTAATAACATCAAAGCAGCAAAGAAATTGATCCAGAAAGCCGACGATGAAGTAATGCAGGTACTTCAGGAAGTTATAGATGGTCATCCTATCCTGCTTAATCGTGCTCCTACTTTGCACCGATTAGGCATTCAAGCTTTTGAGCCTAAACTAGTTGCTGGACGAGCCATACAGCTACATCCATTGGTTTGCCCGGCTTTTAATGCTGATTTTGATGGAGATCAAATGGCTGTTCATGTACCTTTAGCGATTGAGGCACAAACAGAGGCAAGGATGTTAATGCTAGCCAGTAATAATATTCTTTCTCCCGCAACTGGGGATCCAATTGTTACCCCATCTCAAGATATGGTTCTAGGCTCCTATTACCTAACTGCAATTCAGCCTCATGCAAAACAGCCTAAGTTCGGAGATCATGCACATACATATGCATCACTTGAAGACGTTTTACAAGCTCTTGAAGATAAAAGAATAGATTTACATGATTGGGTTTGGGTTCGATTCCCTGGTGAAATTGAGGATGAGGATGAGCGTCAGGAACCACGTAAGTCGGAGACCTTGCAAGATGGTACACGTATTGAGGAATGGACATATCGACGTGACCGATTAGATGAAGATGGAAGTTTAATTAGCCGTTACATTTTGACTACAGTTGGCAGGGTCGTAATGAACCATACAATCATTGATGCCGTAGCAGCCACCTCGTAA
- the rpoB gene encoding DNA-directed RNA polymerase subunit beta: MSRSAIQVAKAATYLPDLVEVQRSSFKWFLDKGLIEELDNFSPITDYTGKLELHFIGAEYKLKRPRHDVEEAKRRDATFASQMYVTCRLINKETGEIKEQEVFIGELPLMTERGTFIINGAERVIVNQIVRSPGVYFKDEQDKNGRRTYNASVIPNRGAWLKFETDKNDLLHVRVDKTRKINAHVLMRAMGLSDNDVIDKLRHPEFYKKSIDAANEEGISSEDQALLELYKKLRPGEPPSVSGGQQLLQTRFFDPKRYDLGRVGRYKINKKLRLTIPDNIRTLTNEDVLSTLDYLINLELDVGGATLDDIDHLGNRRVRSVGELLQNQVRVGLNRLERIIKERMTVGETDSLTPAQLVNPKPLVAAIKEFFGSSQLSQFMDQTNPLAELTHKRRISALGPGGLTRERAGFAVRDIHPSHYGRLCPIETPEGPNAGLINSLATHARVNEYGFIETPFWKVENGRLIKEGDPIYLSADLEDECRVAPGDVATDEEGQILAELVPVRYRQDFETVSPEQVDYVQLSPVQVISVAASLIPFLEHDDANRALMGSNMQRQAVPLLRPERPLVGTGLETQVARDSGMVPISKVNGTVTYVDANAIVVTDEEGNDHTHYLQKYQRSNQDTCLNHRPIVFNGDPVIVGQVLADGSACEGGEIALGQNVLIAYMPWEGYNYEDAILVSERLVKDDLYTSVHIEKYEIEARQTKLGPEEITREIPNVSEESLGNLDEMGIIRIGAFVESGDILVGKVTPKGESDQPPEEKLLRAIFGEKARDVRDNSLRVPSTERGRVVDVRIYTREQGDELPPGANMVVRVYVAQRRKIQVGDKMAGRHGNKGIISRILPREDMPYLPDGTPVDICLNPLGVPSRMNVGQVFELLMGWAASNLDCRLKIVPFDEMYGPEMSNQTVQAYLKEAAKQPGKSWVYNPEDPGKLLLTDGRTGEPFDQPVAVGYAHFLKLVHLVDDKIHARSTGPYSLVTQQPLGGKAQQGGQRLGEMEVWALEAYGAAYTLQELLTVKSDDMQGRNEALNSIVKGKPIPRPGTPESFKVLMRELQSLGLDIGVYTDDGKEVDLMQDVNPRRSTPSRPTYESLGKEYEE; this comes from the coding sequence ATGAGCAGAAGCGCGATTCAGGTAGCCAAAGCAGCTACATATCTGCCTGATCTGGTTGAGGTGCAAAGATCAAGTTTTAAGTGGTTTTTGGATAAAGGCTTAATAGAAGAATTAGACAATTTTTCTCCCATTACTGACTATACCGGTAAGCTTGAATTACATTTTATAGGAGCAGAATATAAGCTTAAGCGTCCTAGGCATGATGTAGAAGAAGCAAAAAGAAGAGATGCAACTTTTGCTTCTCAAATGTATGTTACTTGTCGTTTGATAAATAAAGAAACCGGAGAGATTAAAGAACAAGAAGTTTTTATAGGTGAACTACCTTTAATGACTGAACGTGGAACTTTTATAATTAATGGTGCAGAGAGAGTAATAGTTAATCAAATCGTTCGAAGTCCAGGGGTTTATTTCAAAGATGAACAAGATAAAAATGGTAGACGAACTTATAACGCAAGCGTTATTCCTAATCGAGGTGCATGGCTAAAATTTGAAACTGATAAAAACGATTTGCTACATGTTCGTGTAGATAAAACACGAAAAATCAATGCTCATGTCTTAATGAGGGCAATGGGTTTATCAGATAATGATGTTATTGATAAATTACGACATCCTGAGTTTTATAAAAAGTCAATTGATGCTGCAAATGAAGAAGGAATAAGTTCAGAAGACCAAGCTTTGTTAGAGCTTTATAAAAAGTTAAGACCAGGCGAGCCTCCCTCAGTAAGTGGTGGTCAACAATTACTCCAAACAAGATTTTTTGATCCTAAAAGATATGACCTAGGAAGAGTTGGCAGATATAAAATAAATAAGAAATTACGCTTAACTATTCCTGACAATATAAGAACACTTACAAACGAAGATGTTCTTTCAACTCTAGATTATTTAATCAATTTAGAACTAGATGTTGGGGGAGCAACCTTGGATGATATTGATCATTTAGGTAATAGAAGAGTGAGGTCAGTAGGAGAACTTTTGCAAAATCAAGTTCGCGTTGGTTTAAACAGACTGGAAAGGATCATTAAAGAAAGGATGACTGTTGGAGAGACAGATTCTCTTACTCCAGCTCAATTGGTAAATCCAAAACCTTTAGTTGCAGCAATAAAAGAATTTTTTGGTTCAAGTCAATTAAGTCAATTTATGGATCAAACCAATCCATTAGCTGAATTAACTCATAAAAGACGAATCTCTGCTTTGGGACCAGGAGGTTTAACTCGTGAAAGAGCTGGTTTTGCAGTTAGAGATATCCATCCATCTCATTATGGAAGACTTTGTCCAATTGAAACCCCTGAAGGACCTAATGCAGGTTTGATTAATTCTTTAGCAACTCATGCACGAGTAAATGAATACGGTTTTATTGAGACACCATTTTGGAAGGTGGAAAATGGAAGATTAATTAAAGAAGGTGATCCTATATATCTTTCAGCAGATTTAGAAGATGAATGTCGGGTTGCTCCAGGTGATGTGGCTACAGACGAAGAAGGACAAATCCTGGCAGAACTTGTTCCAGTTAGGTACAGACAAGATTTTGAAACAGTTTCTCCTGAGCAAGTCGATTATGTACAACTTTCACCTGTTCAAGTTATTTCTGTAGCAGCATCGTTGATTCCATTTTTGGAGCACGATGATGCTAATAGAGCTTTGATGGGTTCTAATATGCAAAGACAAGCAGTTCCTCTTTTACGCCCAGAAAGACCTTTAGTTGGTACAGGTTTAGAGACTCAAGTTGCCAGAGACTCTGGCATGGTTCCAATTTCAAAAGTAAATGGAACAGTGACTTATGTTGACGCGAACGCAATTGTAGTAACTGATGAGGAAGGCAATGACCACACTCATTACTTGCAAAAATATCAGAGATCTAATCAAGATACTTGTTTAAACCATAGGCCTATAGTTTTTAATGGTGACCCGGTAATTGTTGGGCAAGTCTTAGCTGATGGTTCAGCATGTGAGGGAGGAGAAATAGCCCTTGGCCAAAATGTATTAATTGCATACATGCCGTGGGAAGGTTACAACTACGAAGATGCAATTCTCGTTAGCGAAAGGTTAGTTAAAGATGATCTATATACTTCCGTCCATATTGAAAAATATGAAATCGAAGCTCGTCAAACAAAGTTAGGCCCTGAAGAAATAACTAGAGAAATCCCAAATGTTTCAGAAGAAAGTCTAGGGAATTTGGATGAAATGGGAATTATTCGAATAGGGGCTTTCGTTGAGAGTGGAGACATTCTTGTGGGGAAAGTAACCCCTAAAGGAGAATCAGATCAACCTCCTGAGGAAAAACTTTTAAGAGCTATTTTTGGAGAAAAAGCAAGAGATGTCAGAGACAATTCTCTTCGAGTACCTTCAACCGAAAGAGGACGAGTAGTTGATGTCCGAATCTATACAAGAGAGCAAGGTGATGAGCTACCACCTGGAGCAAATATGGTTGTTAGAGTTTACGTTGCGCAACGCAGAAAGATTCAGGTTGGAGATAAAATGGCAGGTAGGCATGGGAATAAAGGGATTATCAGCAGAATACTGCCCAGAGAGGATATGCCTTACCTCCCTGATGGCACACCTGTAGATATATGCCTTAATCCACTAGGAGTTCCAAGTCGAATGAATGTAGGGCAAGTCTTTGAACTCCTAATGGGTTGGGCTGCCTCAAACCTCGATTGTAGATTAAAAATTGTCCCTTTTGACGAGATGTATGGACCAGAGATGTCTAATCAGACTGTTCAAGCCTACTTGAAAGAGGCGGCAAAACAACCAGGTAAATCATGGGTTTACAACCCAGAGGACCCTGGGAAGTTGCTCCTTACAGATGGTCGAACAGGGGAACCTTTTGATCAACCAGTTGCTGTAGGATACGCCCATTTCCTAAAACTTGTACACCTAGTAGACGATAAAATACATGCTCGATCTACAGGTCCATATTCTTTGGTTACTCAACAACCTCTTGGTGGAAAGGCCCAGCAAGGTGGACAGAGGCTGGGAGAAATGGAAGTATGGGCACTTGAGGCTTACGGGGCTGCATACACTTTGCAAGAACTTTTAACTGTTAAGTCTGATGACATGCAAGGTCGTAATGAAGCTCTTAATTCCATTGTAAAAGGAAAACCAATTCCAAGGCCTGGTACTCCAGAATCATTCAAAGTGTTAATGAGAGAACTTCAGTCATTGGGATTAGATATTGGGGTTTATACAGATGATGGGAAAGAGGTTGATCTAATGCAAGATGTAAATCCTCGTCGAAGTACGCCAAGTAGGCCTACTTATGAATCATTAGGTAAAGAATACGAGGAGTAA
- a CDS encoding TatD family hydrolase, which yields MSDSKSSIIDSHCHIVFSNFNEDREKVAERWRAQGVTALLHACVEPSEIPAIKSIADQFQEMRYSVGVHPLDVQHWRPETVSILKKAALDDRRVVAIGELGLDLFKAENLSEQLSILIPQLNLAFELNLPVIVHCRDAAKEMLEVFSKLSQHGCCPRGVMHCWSGNVKEMREFLDLGFYISFSGNVTFKNAIDIHECAKEVPQSRFLVETDSPFLSPVPHRGKRNEPSFVKHVVDKLSEIRGESFSEIAEKTTQNARELFALP from the coding sequence TTGAGCGATTCCAAAAGTTCAATAATTGATAGTCACTGTCATATCGTATTCTCTAACTTTAATGAAGATAGAGAAAAGGTTGCAGAAAGGTGGAGGGCGCAAGGTGTTACAGCTTTATTACATGCTTGTGTAGAACCCTCTGAAATCCCTGCCATTAAATCAATAGCTGATCAATTTCAAGAAATGAGGTATTCAGTCGGTGTCCATCCATTGGATGTACAACATTGGCGACCTGAAACTGTCAGTATTTTAAAAAAAGCAGCTCTTGATGACAGACGAGTTGTTGCCATAGGAGAATTAGGACTTGATCTTTTCAAAGCAGAGAATTTGAGTGAGCAGCTTTCAATTTTAATTCCGCAATTAAACTTGGCTTTTGAATTGAATTTACCAGTCATTGTTCATTGCAGAGATGCTGCAAAAGAAATGTTAGAAGTTTTTTCTAAGCTTTCTCAACATGGTTGCTGTCCAAGAGGAGTTATGCATTGTTGGAGTGGAAATGTCAAAGAGATGAGAGAGTTTCTTGATCTTGGCTTTTACATAAGCTTCAGTGGAAATGTAACTTTCAAAAACGCTATTGATATCCATGAATGCGCCAAAGAAGTGCCGCAAAGTAGATTTTTGGTAGAAACCGATAGTCCTTTCTTGTCACCTGTTCCTCATAGAGGAAAAAGGAATGAACCTTCTTTTGTAAAACACGTGGTAGATAAACTTTCGGAGATTAGAGGTGAAAGCTTTTCCGAAATTGCTGAAAAAACTACTCAAAATGCAAGAGAATTGTTTGCGTTGCCTTAA
- the rpsT gene encoding 30S ribosomal protein S20: MANTNSAKKRIQIAERNRLENKNYKSTVRTLMKRCFVACDIFEKEPGDESKADLQKTFNLAFSKIDKAVKKGVLHKNTGANQKSRLSVALKKVLKEVV; the protein is encoded by the coding sequence GTGGCAAATACCAACTCAGCTAAAAAGCGAATTCAAATTGCGGAACGTAACCGCCTTGAAAACAAAAATTACAAATCTACAGTGCGCACTTTGATGAAGCGATGCTTTGTAGCTTGTGACATATTTGAAAAAGAGCCTGGCGATGAATCCAAAGCAGATCTTCAAAAAACATTTAATTTAGCTTTTAGCAAAATTGATAAAGCAGTTAAAAAAGGTGTTTTGCATAAAAACACAGGAGCTAATCAGAAATCCAGACTTAGCGTTGCGCTTAAGAAAGTTTTGAAAGAAGTTGTTTGA